DNA from Parageobacillus thermoglucosidasius:
CGCAAAAGCCAACAGTGCCGTTCCCAGCGGTACCGCAGGCAAATAGATTAGAATGTTCTCCCCCATTTCAATCATCACCTAACCCTTAAGTAGTGTGTGCTTACCCGTGTCCAAGGTGCCGAAGCCCTTAGATAGGCGCTTAGCAATGACAAGCATGATCAGAACCGCAAATACCGCATCGGTTAAAATTCCAATTTCTACTGTCTCAGGAGCATTGTAAGCCATTAGGGCCAGCGTCAAATGTGACCCGTTTTCCATCAAGCAATAGCCCAAGATCTGCTTGAGCGCATTCCTTCTAGTCAACATACAGAGCAACCCGAGAAGAAAATGGGCGATAGAAACCGCCAGCGCAATCTTTATCTTTAGTGCCGCATACACCTGGAAAGAACCGACCACCACGAACGATAAAGCTACCAAGAGCACAGCAAGAAAAACCGACGTGGTTGTCTTAAGCGACTTCCCTTCTTCTTGCTCTCCTACCTTTTTGAGAGTTCTGATGATTAGATAAGGAACCAAAATAGTTTTGGTGATGAATGCTGTGACGGACCATATATACAACGGTTCTGCATGCATAAATACCGCCAAAGATAGAAAAATCGACACCAAAACAAGGGACTGGATGCTGTACATGTACGCCGCCAACCGGAGCCTCTTGGTTTCTACCACCAGCATTGAGGTCAGGATAAGCAGCACAGTCAGGGCGTTGACTACACTAGTGCCGGACATGATCTTATCCCCTTCCGATCAAATATTGACCATGTAGAAAACGTACGACAACACGGCTATTCCGAAAACCATCCAAGTTACAGCGGGCGTCTTGAAAAGAACAAATCTGGCCATGCTGTTTTCCAGCAGTGCTGCAACCACGTAAATAACAACAACCTTTAAAAGAAAGAGAACCATAGATACCAGAATGGCAGAAGGAGTAACCACCGCCGCGTTCCCAAATGGGAAGAAAATGGCTAGATACAAAGCATTTACTACCATTTGTTTCAATCCTAGGCTCCATTTTAAAATGGCTAGCGAGCGCCCAGAATATTCTGTAAGGGGGCCTTCCTGAATTTCCGCTTCTGCTTCCGCCAGGTCAAATGGGATCTTGCCGGATTCAATAAAAGTAGCGACAGCAAAAGCCACCATTCCCAACAAGACTGCCGGGCTTAAATAGGATATCTCACCGGTCGCCATCTTTTGGTTGATTATTCCCAGATCGGTCGATCCGGAAAGAAGGGCAACCACGAACAGCACCAAGATAATCGTCGGTTCCACAAGAACGCCCAAGGCCATTTCCCGGCTGGCACCAATTCCGGCGAAACTGCTCCCAGAATCCAACCCTGCAATAGAAAAGAAGAAGCGAAACACCGTAAACAGGTAAACGACAACAATGAGATCACCAACCATTCCCAAAGGGGCCTGCAGAGTTAATACTGGAATTATCATGGCGATAAGCAGCATGGTTGCCATGATTACATAAGGTGTTATGCGGAATACCCAGCTGGACTGGGCAGGTACAACCTCTTGTCTTTTGATGAGCTTAAAAATATCCCGATAATCTTGTAAAATACTAGGACCTTTCCTTGAATGGACTTTCGCCCTTAAAACACGGGAGAGACCCGTAAAAAAAGGTGCTACTAGCAGAAGAAATACAGCCTGCACCAAACCGATGAGGAGCAATTTCATTTCGGGCATCTTTTTCTCCTCCTGTCTGATTATCTGACCGTCGTGATCAGTAAGACGACAAGTGTGATAATAATATACATGCAATACACTTGGACATTCCCAACCTGGATGACTTGCACCCGTTTGCCTAAATGAAACATTCCCCGTGCCAAGAGACCATAGATATTATTTTCCCAAATCAATTCCAAACGATCGATGTAGTCCACCGCTTGTTTGGAATATGATGCAATTTTATTTCCCAATCCTATGAGGGCGTTTCTCAGCAAATAGATAGGATGGAAAAGAATTCGCAATGGTTGGACAAAAGCGTTTGCTGTGGCCGCCATCCGCGAAGAATAGGCATAACCGCATGCCCACGGCACAGAATCAATACGTCTTCCAGCCTTCATTCCTCCTTGAATCCAGACAATGAACAAGGAGAACATCACAAGCCCTATAAGGAGAAGGAACATAAGCGGCGTAGAAAGCATAGCCTGCGAGTTACTTCCCGGAAATACCATCATATCGTCACTTACCCAAACCGGATTGGTGCCCAGCAACGCTGATGCCACAATCCCGATATATGGAGCAATCATCGGCGCTCCCAATCCGAGAACAATGCAGCCAGCTACAAGAATTACCATCCCAGCAATCATCGGTACCGGCACTTCTCTGGCTTCCCGTGCCCGATCGCTGCGGAAAGGACCGACAAAAGTAACCCCATAGGCTTTTACAAAGCACATCGCTGCCAGCGCGCCTGTCAGAGCCAGCATAACCGCACAAAGTGGTGACAGCACTTTGAACGTCAGGATGTCGCTTTTGCCCGCCATAAACAGCGATTGATAGAGAAACCATTCACTAACAAAACCGTTAAGAGGCGGAATGGCTGAAATGGCTAGAGCGCCAGTCAAAAATGCGAATCCGGTCCATGGCATTTGTTTGGCCAACCCGCCCATTTCCTCCATGTTTTTTGTGCCGATCCGATAGATTATAGAGCCTGTCCCAAGGAAAAGAAGTCCTTTGAAGACAGCATGGTTTAACAGATGATAGAGTCCCGCCAAAATACCGAGCACTCCCAGAACAGGTTGTCCACTGGCTACGCCAATCATGCCGACACCGATACCCATTAGGATGATGCCCACGTTTTCGGTACTGGAATAAGCTAATTGCCGGTTGAGATCGTTTTCGCCAGAAGCGTAAAGAATACCCAGAAACGCCGAGATTGCACCAATGGTCAAGACTGTAAGTCCCCACCACCAAACGGAGGCACCAAGAAAATCCACCCCCACTCGGATTAAGCCATAGATCGCGACCTTAGTCGACATGAGGGCAGAAACGGTGGATGGAGCAGAAGAATAAGTCCGCGGTAACCAGATATGAAATGGAACGATACCAGCCTTCGTTCCGAATCCTATGAAGCTAAGCAAAAAGACTAGATTTTTCGTAGCTTGGGAAATCTCAACGCTGCGAAAATCAGTAAAGCTGAAGCTGCCTGTGTAAAGGAATAACACAACAAACGAAATGATAATGGCTGTTGCCGCAGCGTGAGCTACAGCAAAGTAGACAAAACCGGAATGAATTGCTTCCTCATCCTGTTTGACCACAACGAGGAAATAAGAAGCCAAGGTCATGATTTCCCAAAAGACTAGAAAATAGAATGCGTTGGAACTGGCAACCGCAAGTACCATTGACAAAATATATGAGTTGTTCAAAAAACCAAATATCCCAGCGTTTTTCCCCACATACTGATCATCATAAGTGAGTGTGAATATGGCTGTAGCGGCAGCTAATAGTGAAATTACCAAAATCATAAAAGCAGAAAGATGGTCCATTTCGATCGTAAATCGTGCAAAAGGGACAAACCCTGAAAGCTCTGTTACGATGGGAGTTTCTCGAACCAAAACGATGATGGTCGAGATCAGCCCTGCAATGGCGGCCGTAAAAGTACTTATCGCTGAAACATAGTTTGCCGCTTTGCCAACTCGATTCATCGCCAAGGAACCCAACGCTCCGGCGACATATAAGAAAACAGACAGCAGAAATAGCTGCTGAACATTCATTTATTCCTACCTCCCGCCCGCAAAATAGGCACCACATTAACAACAGCAGCACTTCTTTTAAAAATTGGGCTAAAGGGGGAGAGAAGGAACTTCTCCACCCCGCCCTTGCGCAAAACTGCTATTTTAATAGTGAAGCAACGGCTTCCTTGCGTCGTTCTGCCTCAAACTCTTCCACTGTCATGAAGACAAGTGCCCCGGTTGGGCAGGATCGAACGCAGGCAGGTATGCCCTCCTCATTCAAGCATGCCCGGTCGCATTTTACCACTTTCCCCTCATTGCGACCGATCGCACCAAACGGACAAGACAAAGCACACATCCAACAACCAATACATTGTTGTAAATTACAGACATTGGTGTTTTCATCCAACTTGAACATCGCTCCTGTTGGGCAGACGGCCACACATGGAGCATCTTCGCATTGTCTGCAGACCGTCGGAACCTTCTTCTCGTCTATATCTTCTACCCAGAGGTACTTCTGTGGTCTTTCCCCTCTCAAAATGGCTCCAACTAGATCTCCGTCAGAAGTA
Protein-coding regions in this window:
- the hyfE gene encoding hydrogenase 4 membrane subunit, with translation MSGTSVVNALTVLLILTSMLVVETKRLRLAAYMYSIQSLVLVSIFLSLAVFMHAEPLYIWSVTAFITKTILVPYLIIRTLKKVGEQEEGKSLKTTTSVFLAVLLVALSFVVVGSFQVYAALKIKIALAVSIAHFLLGLLCMLTRRNALKQILGYCLMENGSHLTLALMAYNAPETVEIGILTDAVFAVLIMLVIAKRLSKGFGTLDTGKHTLLKG
- a CDS encoding respiratory chain complex I subunit 1 family protein, whose translation is MPEMKLLLIGLVQAVFLLLVAPFFTGLSRVLRAKVHSRKGPSILQDYRDIFKLIKRQEVVPAQSSWVFRITPYVIMATMLLIAMIIPVLTLQAPLGMVGDLIVVVYLFTVFRFFFSIAGLDSGSSFAGIGASREMALGVLVEPTIILVLFVVALLSGSTDLGIINQKMATGEISYLSPAVLLGMVAFAVATFIESGKIPFDLAEAEAEIQEGPLTEYSGRSLAILKWSLGLKQMVVNALYLAIFFPFGNAAVVTPSAILVSMVLFLLKVVVIYVVAALLENSMARFVLFKTPAVTWMVFGIAVLSYVFYMVNI
- the hyfB gene encoding hydrogenase 4 subunit B; the protein is MNVQQLFLLSVFLYVAGALGSLAMNRVGKAANYVSAISTFTAAIAGLISTIIVLVRETPIVTELSGFVPFARFTIEMDHLSAFMILVISLLAAATAIFTLTYDDQYVGKNAGIFGFLNNSYILSMVLAVASSNAFYFLVFWEIMTLASYFLVVVKQDEEAIHSGFVYFAVAHAAATAIIISFVVLFLYTGSFSFTDFRSVEISQATKNLVFLLSFIGFGTKAGIVPFHIWLPRTYSSAPSTVSALMSTKVAIYGLIRVGVDFLGASVWWWGLTVLTIGAISAFLGILYASGENDLNRQLAYSSTENVGIILMGIGVGMIGVASGQPVLGVLGILAGLYHLLNHAVFKGLLFLGTGSIIYRIGTKNMEEMGGLAKQMPWTGFAFLTGALAISAIPPLNGFVSEWFLYQSLFMAGKSDILTFKVLSPLCAVMLALTGALAAMCFVKAYGVTFVGPFRSDRAREAREVPVPMIAGMVILVAGCIVLGLGAPMIAPYIGIVASALLGTNPVWVSDDMMVFPGSNSQAMLSTPLMFLLLIGLVMFSLFIVWIQGGMKAGRRIDSVPWACGYAYSSRMAATANAFVQPLRILFHPIYLLRNALIGLGNKIASYSKQAVDYIDRLELIWENNIYGLLARGMFHLGKRVQVIQVGNVQVYCMYIIITLVVLLITTVR
- a CDS encoding 4Fe-4S dicluster domain-containing protein; protein product: MSRKEIFIRYERCTGCHSCELACAVAHTSDGDLVGAILRGERPQKYLWVEDIDEKKVPTVCRQCEDAPCVAVCPTGAMFKLDENTNVCNLQQCIGCWMCALSCPFGAIGRNEGKVVKCDRACLNEEGIPACVRSCPTGALVFMTVEEFEAERRKEAVASLLK